A genomic region of Raphanus sativus cultivar WK10039 chromosome 6, ASM80110v3, whole genome shotgun sequence contains the following coding sequences:
- the LOC108830683 gene encoding protein GL2-INTERACTING REPRESSOR 2 — protein MRNKNGKRVRVEPSGRAAESVVAKHRFGRRSPSSSTSSLASSCLSTMEEMKEEVASSWIEEPPVMVVTGCRRCFMYVLVSQARLCCPKCKCNDLILF, from the coding sequence ATGAGAAACAAGAACGGTAAAAGAGTCAGAGTCGAGCCATCGGGGAGGGCAGCGGAGTCGGTGGTTGCTAAGCATAGGTTTGGAAGAAGATCGCCATCGAGCAGCACATCATCACTGGCTAGCTCGTGCCTATCGACGATGGAGGAAATGAAGGAGGAGGTTGCATCGTCGTGGATTGAGGAACCGCCGGTGATGGTGGTGACGGGATGTCGAAGATGTTTTATGTATGTTTTGGTCTCACAAGCAAGGCTGTGTTGCCCTAAGTGCAAATGCAATGATTTGATCCTGTTTTAG
- the LOC108806146 gene encoding ubiquitin-conjugating enzyme E2 variant 1D isoform X1, whose product MTLGSGGSSVVVPRNFRLLEELERGEKGIGDGTVSYGMDDGDDIYMRSWTGTIIGPHNVTVHEGRIYQLKLFCDKDYPEKPPTVRFHSRVNMTCVNHETGVVDPKKFGLLANWQREYTMENILIQLKKEMAASHNRKLVQPPEGTCF is encoded by the exons ATGACTCTTGGCTCTGGTGGATCGAGTGTCGTCG TACCGAGAAACTTCAGGTTGCTGGAGGAGCTGGAACGTGGGGAGAAAGGGATTGGAGATGGAACTGTTAGCTATGGAATGGACGATGGTGATGACATCTACATGCGCTCTTGGACTGGCACTATCATCGGTCCTCACAACGTa ACTGTTCATGAAGGTAGGATCTATCAGTTGAAGCTCTTTTGCGACAAAGATTACCCGGAGAAACCCCCAACTGTCCGGTTCCATTCACGTGTCAACATGACTTGTGTCAACCATGAAACAGGAGTG GTGGATCCAAAGAAGTTCGGACTTCTTGCGAACTGGCAAAGGGAGTACACGATGGAGAATATACTGATACAACTGAAGAAAGAAATGGCTGCGTCGCATAACCGTAAGCTTGTTCAACCTCCAGAAGGCACTTGCTTCTAG
- the LOC108806146 gene encoding ubiquitin-conjugating enzyme E2 variant 1D isoform X2, producing MTLGSGGSSVVVPRNFRLLEELERGEKGIGDGTVSYGMDDGDDIYMRSWTGTIIGPHNTVHEGRIYQLKLFCDKDYPEKPPTVRFHSRVNMTCVNHETGVVDPKKFGLLANWQREYTMENILIQLKKEMAASHNRKLVQPPEGTCF from the exons ATGACTCTTGGCTCTGGTGGATCGAGTGTCGTCG TACCGAGAAACTTCAGGTTGCTGGAGGAGCTGGAACGTGGGGAGAAAGGGATTGGAGATGGAACTGTTAGCTATGGAATGGACGATGGTGATGACATCTACATGCGCTCTTGGACTGGCACTATCATCGGTCCTCACAAC ACTGTTCATGAAGGTAGGATCTATCAGTTGAAGCTCTTTTGCGACAAAGATTACCCGGAGAAACCCCCAACTGTCCGGTTCCATTCACGTGTCAACATGACTTGTGTCAACCATGAAACAGGAGTG GTGGATCCAAAGAAGTTCGGACTTCTTGCGAACTGGCAAAGGGAGTACACGATGGAGAATATACTGATACAACTGAAGAAAGAAATGGCTGCGTCGCATAACCGTAAGCTTGTTCAACCTCCAGAAGGCACTTGCTTCTAG
- the LOC108810857 gene encoding transcription repressor OFP18 — MEVPFLNKNFSSSSSSSSNLNSSSWAWPSCHQNPRTISFRATSIANNPYDVDEEEEEEEKPLSTIILSSSFSSKSFMADGIEELPETESIENVIKGIKPSERLIFERTGKSKSILEEMRNQDSCSYPWNQSTFSTISNDSWWRWLRYTPFITAREASKCIMKMTK, encoded by the coding sequence ATGGAAGTCCCGTTTCTAAACAAGAAtttttcatcttcatcttcatcttcttcaaacTTAAATTCATCATCATGGGCTTGGCCTTCTTGTCACCAAAACCCTAGAACCATATCTTTTAGAGCGACTAGTATCGCAAACAACCCTTATGACGTTgacgaggaagaggaagaagaagagaagccaCTTTCTACCATCATCTTATCCTCCTCATTCTCGTCCAAATCATTCATGGCTGACGGCATAGAAGAGCTTCCGGAGACCGAGTCCATAGAGAATGTGATCAAAGGTATAAAACCATCAGAAAGACTCATCTTTGAACGAACAGGAAAATCCAAATCTATACTCGAAGAGATGAGGAACCAGGATTCATGCTCTTATCCTTGGAATCAATCCACCTTTTCTACAATTTCAAACGATTCGTGGTGGAGATGGTTGAGGTACACACCCTTCATCACGGCTAGAGAAGCCTCAAAATGTATCATGAAGATGACCAAATAA